In a single window of the Romeriopsis navalis LEGE 11480 genome:
- a CDS encoding FkbM family methyltransferase, with amino-acid sequence MSSLKSKIADSPLLTGLVSPAVAARRHWAQRKLSPKVEVYDRLCQLLVSDPVIRVAEFDGDFFIDKRSTLFRRLLTYGYYEPTLVERCVQHIDVQKDIIDIGANIGFYSVLFAKKVAAGQRVLAVEPTKNAFERLTKNLELNEVTSQVITYNGVASNAMGEFEINTIPGKEEYSSLGVMEHPSIVQEEYISYKVPSSTLDALVDEHKLNPGFVKIDVEGAEHLVLQGADTLLSKHRPVILSEITNDLLKKNGASAQIIVDLIRSYNYKIVNPMFPGEPLESRPYGDILCLPQ; translated from the coding sequence ATGTCTTCACTTAAATCGAAAATTGCTGATAGCCCTCTGCTGACTGGCTTAGTCTCTCCGGCGGTGGCGGCAAGGCGGCATTGGGCGCAGCGCAAACTTAGTCCTAAGGTTGAGGTCTACGATCGTCTATGCCAGCTGTTGGTCAGTGACCCAGTAATTCGCGTGGCGGAGTTTGATGGGGATTTCTTTATTGATAAGCGTTCAACTTTGTTTCGGCGTCTATTGACCTATGGCTACTATGAGCCAACCTTGGTAGAGCGTTGTGTCCAACATATCGATGTCCAGAAAGACATTATTGATATTGGTGCAAATATTGGGTTCTATAGTGTCTTATTTGCGAAAAAAGTTGCGGCTGGTCAACGCGTATTAGCGGTTGAGCCGACCAAGAATGCGTTTGAGCGTTTGACGAAGAATTTAGAGTTAAACGAAGTTACGTCACAGGTTATTACCTATAACGGTGTTGCTTCAAATGCGATGGGTGAATTTGAGATTAATACGATTCCAGGTAAGGAAGAATATTCAAGTTTGGGTGTGATGGAACATCCGTCGATCGTCCAAGAGGAATATATTTCTTATAAAGTTCCGAGTTCAACCCTGGATGCTTTGGTGGATGAGCATAAGCTAAATCCAGGCTTTGTCAAGATTGATGTGGAAGGGGCAGAACATCTTGTCTTGCAAGGGGCAGATACGCTGCTCTCGAAGCATCGGCCCGTGATTTTGTCCGAGATTACGAATGATCTGTTAAAAAAGAATGGCGCATCGGCTCAAATTATTGTGGATTTGATTCGTTCCTATAACTATAAGATTGTTAATCCAATGTTCCCTGGTGAGCCGCTTGAGTCGCGGCCCTATGGTGACATCCTATGTTTGCCACAATAA